From one Candidatus Effluviviaceae Genus I sp. genomic stretch:
- a CDS encoding insulinase family protein: MKNALAIAAAVLLSAVLTAPPEAAPRHPRDLKYPTIAVTMPEYEELSLSNGMTGFFLEDHEIPVVEISMLISVSRPPREKTGLPDLAAWTIRNGGTEAWPADRINEELEFVAAQIEFGAGGRGGMRGATGAGAASASPGGGQAVSVRMNCLKKDLDLVMTILGDLLKSPSFPEDKIELRRAVMIENIRRENDEPRGIAFREFRRIVYGDHPMAWRATEESVSAITRDDLVAFHRTFFRPNNVIVAVSGDVTRGEIVSALERALAGWEPATVTIEPEPEIEPAFVPSVHYVRKDINQAVICMGHLGLNRRDASRPAVAIMNQILGGGSFSSRIMQRVRSDEGLAYHASSWYSDDPWTYGTFLATSQTKSDAAGRAARLMMDIIREYSENGPTAEELATAKDAYLNAQAFEYESKAQVVQRLARLRWEGMPLDTPKRDVETIAGLTIEDVRRVAAEYLHPDGMAVIFVGDESQFDTPLSVFGEVRTIELP, encoded by the coding sequence ATGAAGAACGCCCTCGCCATCGCGGCCGCAGTGCTGCTGTCGGCCGTGCTGACGGCGCCGCCCGAGGCGGCCCCCAGGCATCCGCGGGACCTCAAGTACCCGACGATCGCCGTCACGATGCCCGAGTACGAGGAGCTCTCGCTCTCGAACGGGATGACCGGGTTCTTCCTCGAGGACCACGAGATCCCCGTCGTCGAGATCTCCATGCTGATCAGCGTGTCGCGCCCGCCCAGGGAGAAGACCGGGCTTCCCGACCTGGCAGCCTGGACCATCAGGAACGGAGGAACGGAGGCGTGGCCGGCCGACAGGATCAACGAGGAGCTTGAGTTCGTCGCCGCGCAGATCGAGTTCGGCGCCGGCGGGCGCGGCGGGATGCGCGGCGCGACCGGCGCGGGCGCCGCGTCGGCGTCGCCCGGCGGCGGCCAGGCCGTCTCCGTGCGGATGAACTGCCTGAAGAAGGACCTCGACCTCGTCATGACCATCCTCGGCGACCTTCTGAAGAGCCCGTCGTTCCCCGAGGACAAGATCGAGCTTCGGCGCGCGGTGATGATCGAGAACATCCGGCGCGAGAACGACGAGCCCCGCGGGATCGCGTTCCGGGAGTTCCGCAGGATCGTCTACGGGGACCATCCGATGGCCTGGCGCGCGACCGAGGAGAGCGTGAGCGCCATCACGCGGGACGACCTCGTCGCGTTCCACCGGACCTTCTTCCGGCCCAACAACGTCATCGTCGCCGTCTCGGGCGACGTCACGCGGGGCGAGATCGTCTCGGCGCTCGAGAGGGCGCTCGCAGGCTGGGAGCCTGCGACCGTCACGATCGAGCCCGAGCCCGAGATCGAGCCGGCGTTCGTCCCGTCGGTGCACTACGTGCGGAAGGACATCAACCAGGCCGTGATCTGCATGGGGCACCTCGGGCTCAACCGGCGCGACGCGAGCAGGCCTGCCGTGGCCATCATGAACCAGATCCTCGGCGGCGGGAGCTTCTCGTCGCGCATCATGCAGCGCGTGCGGAGCGACGAGGGGCTAGCGTACCACGCGAGCTCGTGGTACTCGGACGATCCCTGGACCTACGGGACCTTCCTCGCGACCTCGCAGACCAAGAGCGACGCCGCGGGCCGGGCCGCTCGGCTCATGATGGACATCATCCGGGAGTACTCCGAGAACGGGCCCACGGCGGAGGAGCTGGCGACGGCCAAGGACGCCTACCTCAACGCGCAGGCGTTCGAGTACGAGTCCAAGGCGCAGGTGGTGCAGCGGCTCGCGCGGCTCCGGTGGGAGGGGATGCCTCTCGACACGCCGAAGCGCGACGTCGAAACCATCGCCGGCCTGACGATCGAGGACGTCCGGCGCGTCGCGGCCGAGTACCTGCATCCCGACGGCATGGCGGTGATCTTCGTGGGCGACGAGTCGCAGTTCGACACGCCGCTCTCGGTGTTCGGGGAGGTGCGGACGATCGAGCTTCCGTAG